A single genomic interval of Desulfarculaceae bacterium harbors:
- a CDS encoding radical SAM protein codes for MYYEGPIYRPPSEADSLLVQATVGCPHNKCSFCCTYKRGPRFRVRPTGDIIADLKEARAELGGVVRTLFLPAGDSLAMPTQALAEVCRAARQLWPDLERITVYASVRSILSHGPEGLAQLKAAGLSRLHLGLESGHDPTLLRVKKGVTSEEQVAAGRMALVAGLDLSLYVVLGLAGAEDFLANAEATASVINRINEAGPLTLRLRTLLPKKNTLLLHQISKGRFTLCTPHDILAEADRLIAGLSGPLSLKSDHYTNYVNLSGRLPGDRETLRTGIARARALPRSAFRPDYVGEQ; via the coding sequence ATGTATTACGAAGGGCCCATCTACCGCCCGCCCTCCGAGGCCGACAGCCTGCTGGTGCAGGCCACGGTGGGCTGCCCGCACAACAAGTGCTCCTTTTGCTGCACCTACAAGCGCGGCCCCCGCTTCCGGGTGCGCCCCACCGGTGACATCATCGCCGATCTGAAGGAAGCCCGCGCCGAGCTGGGCGGGGTGGTGCGCACCCTGTTTCTGCCGGCCGGGGACTCCCTGGCCATGCCCACCCAAGCCCTGGCCGAGGTTTGCCGCGCAGCCCGCCAGCTATGGCCCGATCTGGAGCGCATCACGGTCTACGCCAGCGTGCGCAGCATCCTCTCCCATGGCCCCGAGGGCTTGGCCCAGCTCAAGGCGGCGGGCCTGAGCCGCCTGCACCTGGGCCTGGAGAGCGGCCACGACCCCACCCTGCTGCGCGTCAAGAAAGGCGTGACCAGCGAGGAGCAGGTCGCGGCCGGGCGCATGGCCCTGGTGGCCGGGCTGGATCTGAGCCTCTACGTGGTGCTGGGCCTGGCCGGGGCCGAGGATTTTTTGGCCAACGCCGAGGCCACCGCCTCGGTGATCAACCGCATCAATGAAGCCGGGCCGCTCACCCTGCGCCTGCGCACCCTGCTGCCCAAAAAAAACACCCTGCTCCTGCACCAGATCAGCAAGGGCCGCTTCACCCTGTGCACCCCGCACGACATCCTGGCCGAGGCCGACCGCCTCATCGCCGGGCTGAGCGGCCCCCTGAGCCTGAAAAGCGACCATTACACCAATTACGTGAACCTCAGCGGCCGCCTGCCCGGAGACCGCGAGACCCTGCGAACCGGCATCGCCCGCGCCCGAGCCCTGCCCCGGAGCGCTTTTCGGCCGGATTACGTGGGCGAGCAATAG
- a CDS encoding universal stress protein — protein MIIWNRILATVDEHERSLEAVHYLASVLGGSDTCQVALLSVYQAPTADALPDEQDRARAAAQEEALLQGRLEQARQILAEAGLPEANLSTHLVRAEGRPVAEVILEEQDRGGHGTIVLGRRGVSKTEEFLFGSVSSMVMHRAKDCAVWIIS, from the coding sequence ATGATCATCTGGAACCGCATTTTGGCCACGGTGGACGAGCACGAGCGCTCCCTGGAGGCGGTGCACTATCTGGCCAGCGTTTTGGGCGGGTCGGACACCTGCCAGGTGGCCCTGCTCAGCGTGTACCAGGCCCCCACCGCCGACGCCCTGCCCGACGAGCAGGACCGGGCCCGGGCCGCCGCTCAGGAGGAGGCCCTGCTCCAGGGCCGTCTGGAGCAGGCCCGCCAGATCCTGGCCGAGGCCGGGCTGCCCGAGGCCAACCTGAGCACCCATCTGGTGCGGGCCGAGGGCCGCCCGGTGGCCGAGGTGATCCTGGAAGAACAGGATCGGGGCGGCCACGGCACCATCGTGTTGGGCCGCCGGGGGGTGAGCAAGACCGAGGAGTTCCTCTTCGGCTCGGTGAGCAGCATGGTGATGCACAGAGCCAAGGACTGCGCGGTCTGGATTATTTCTTAG
- a CDS encoding M48 family metalloprotease codes for MSLPRRFISSRIALLAALAAALLLVLAACAKNPVTGEDELVLMSEQQEIAMGVQHYPEVIQLNHGLPPQDPQLQAYVDRVCQRLARNSHRPNLPWKFTVVNSSQVNAFALPGGKISITRGLITKMNSEDELAGVMGHEIGHVTARHAVAGYTRQVLLTGALLGLALAMGDNEYAPAALAAAGVAGNLMMLSYSRDQERQADQLGYEYMTKAGYNPTAMVETFALFQRMQKSEPSEIEAWLSSHPLPRERITAAKDRALASPLSTRPYRTANFNRMLAAQRKRAPAYAAADKGNALAQKKRWSQAAAYYQRAISIYPKEGMFHSRLALAQAEMKQGRAALASARRGAKLSGYNFYPSFVLGMVERANRNYRNALRAHQRAYRRMPQHVVNNFYLGYAFDRVGQRSRAAQAYALVYKAAPKSNYGRAAYKRLGQLGAIKKSN; via the coding sequence ATGAGCCTGCCGCGCCGCTTCATATCCAGCCGCATCGCCCTCTTGGCCGCCCTGGCGGCGGCCCTGCTCCTGGTCCTGGCCGCCTGCGCCAAGAACCCGGTCACCGGCGAGGACGAACTGGTGCTCATGAGCGAGCAGCAGGAGATCGCCATGGGGGTCCAGCACTACCCCGAGGTGATCCAGCTCAATCACGGCCTGCCCCCCCAGGATCCCCAGCTCCAGGCCTATGTGGACCGGGTGTGCCAGCGCCTGGCCCGCAACAGCCACCGCCCCAACCTCCCCTGGAAGTTCACGGTGGTCAACTCCAGCCAGGTCAACGCCTTTGCCCTGCCCGGCGGCAAGATATCCATCACCCGGGGCCTGATCACCAAGATGAACTCCGAGGACGAGCTGGCCGGGGTGATGGGCCACGAGATCGGCCACGTCACCGCCCGCCACGCCGTGGCCGGCTACACCCGCCAGGTGCTCTTGACCGGCGCGCTCTTGGGCCTGGCCCTGGCCATGGGCGACAACGAATACGCCCCCGCCGCCCTGGCCGCCGCCGGGGTGGCCGGCAACCTGATGATGCTCTCCTACTCCCGCGACCAGGAGCGCCAGGCCGACCAGCTGGGCTATGAATACATGACCAAGGCGGGCTACAACCCCACGGCCATGGTGGAGACCTTTGCCCTGTTCCAGCGTATGCAAAAGTCAGAGCCCAGCGAGATCGAGGCCTGGCTCTCCAGCCACCCCCTGCCCCGCGAGCGCATCACCGCCGCCAAGGACCGGGCATTGGCCTCGCCGCTGAGCACCCGGCCCTACCGAACCGCCAACTTCAACCGGATGCTGGCCGCGCAGAGGAAGCGCGCTCCGGCCTACGCCGCTGCGGACAAGGGCAACGCCCTGGCCCAGAAAAAGCGCTGGTCCCAGGCCGCGGCCTACTATCAGCGGGCCATCTCCATCTACCCCAAGGAGGGCATGTTCCACTCCCGCCTGGCCCTGGCCCAGGCCGAGATGAAGCAAGGCCGCGCCGCCCTGGCCTCCGCCCGCCGGGGGGCCAAGCTCAGCGGGTACAACTTCTACCCCTCCTTCGTGCTGGGCATGGTGGAGCGCGCCAACCGCAACTACCGCAACGCGCTCCGCGCCCACCAGCGGGCCTACCGCCGCATGCCCCAGCACGTGGTCAACAACTTCTACCTGGGCTATGCCTTCGACCGGGTGGGCCAGCGCTCCCGCGCGGCGCAGGCCTACGCCCTGGTCTACAAGGCCGCGCCCAAGAGCAACTACGGCCGGGCCGCCTACAAGCGCCTGGGCCAGCTCGGGGCCATCAAAAAATCCAACTAG
- a CDS encoding MTH1187 family thiamine-binding protein produces the protein MAVVQLTVVPLGTGSTSLSSYVAQVHKVLEASGVKNRLTPMGTVLEGPLDEVLAVIRQVHEVPFEAGAQRVMTLINIDDRRDKQGSMDQKLNSVAEKL, from the coding sequence ATGGCCGTGGTACAGCTCACCGTGGTTCCCCTGGGCACCGGCTCCACCAGCCTCAGCTCCTACGTGGCCCAAGTGCACAAGGTCCTGGAGGCTTCGGGAGTCAAAAACCGCCTCACCCCCATGGGCACCGTGCTGGAAGGCCCCCTGGACGAAGTGCTGGCCGTCATCCGCCAGGTGCACGAGGTGCCTTTCGAGGCCGGGGCCCAGCGGGTGATGACCCTGATCAACATCGACGACCGCCGCGACAAACAAGGCAGCATGGACCAGAAGCTCAACAGCGTGGCCGAGAAACTTTAG
- a CDS encoding DUF4445 domain-containing protein has product MSDCSKYFVEMTPPSLGDNTGTIDRLAKALSRKLGAWPVAPVRHLNDFATLIRDGGYAVTATVCPGEAGPVLVGVEPGDTTDALPREGLAQRAAQVPPALWGREGLGVALDVGSTHLQASLHELSDGQELAKGTRLNPQSEVGADVLTRIHAAAQSGGLERLHRMLIDAAQGVIEEMCARAGRDPLEVKGLVAAGNTTMTHFFLGLDVQTIPREPYIPLINRPSPFYASDAGLKLAPDAVAWALPNVGSYFGGDLVAGIVAADLHQRPDVALLVDVGTNAEVVLGDRDWLVACAGAAGPALESGVAKMGILAQPGAIEGVKIDPESLEPTLKIIPDLEGHTPQPKGLCGSGLLQLLAQLYLTRTMDMRGKFRIHEHPRIFESDEGWAYIVATAEESATGSAIYVDEVEIDILLRSKAAMYTILRTVLLEVGLDFGDLSAFFVAGAFGNVIDPETAITLGMLPDLPRERFVPLGNSSLAGCQKLLLEPEARPSVEAVVGRLTYLELNVNQALMNRFSAARFIPHTDPGRFPSVPVWH; this is encoded by the coding sequence ATGAGCGATTGCAGCAAATATTTCGTGGAAATGACTCCGCCCAGCCTGGGCGACAACACCGGCACCATCGACCGCCTGGCCAAGGCCCTGAGCCGCAAGCTGGGCGCCTGGCCCGTGGCCCCGGTGCGGCATCTGAACGATTTCGCCACCCTGATCCGGGACGGCGGCTACGCGGTGACCGCCACGGTGTGCCCCGGCGAAGCCGGGCCGGTGCTGGTGGGCGTGGAGCCCGGCGACACCACCGATGCGCTGCCCCGCGAGGGCCTGGCCCAGCGCGCGGCCCAGGTGCCGCCCGCCCTGTGGGGGCGCGAGGGCCTGGGCGTGGCCCTGGACGTGGGCTCCACCCACCTCCAGGCCAGCCTGCACGAGCTCAGCGACGGCCAGGAACTGGCCAAGGGCACCCGCCTGAACCCCCAGTCCGAGGTGGGGGCGGACGTGCTGACCCGCATCCACGCCGCGGCCCAGTCCGGCGGCCTGGAGCGCCTGCACCGGATGCTCATCGACGCGGCCCAAGGAGTCATCGAGGAGATGTGCGCCCGGGCCGGGCGCGACCCCCTAGAGGTCAAGGGCCTGGTGGCCGCGGGCAACACCACCATGACCCATTTTTTCCTGGGCCTGGACGTGCAGACCATCCCCCGCGAGCCCTACATCCCCTTGATCAACCGGCCCAGCCCCTTCTACGCCTCTGACGCAGGCCTGAAGCTGGCCCCGGATGCGGTGGCCTGGGCCCTGCCCAACGTGGGCTCCTATTTCGGCGGCGACCTGGTGGCGGGCATCGTGGCCGCGGACCTGCACCAGCGGCCCGACGTGGCCCTGTTGGTGGACGTGGGCACCAACGCCGAGGTGGTGCTGGGCGACCGCGACTGGCTGGTGGCCTGCGCCGGGGCGGCCGGCCCGGCCCTGGAGAGCGGGGTGGCCAAGATGGGCATCCTGGCCCAGCCCGGAGCCATCGAAGGCGTGAAGATCGACCCCGAGAGCCTGGAGCCGACGCTCAAGATCATCCCGGACCTGGAGGGCCACACGCCTCAGCCCAAGGGCCTGTGCGGCTCGGGGCTCTTGCAGCTTTTGGCCCAGCTCTACCTCACCCGCACCATGGACATGCGGGGCAAGTTCCGCATCCACGAGCACCCGCGCATCTTCGAGAGCGACGAGGGATGGGCCTATATCGTGGCCACCGCCGAGGAGAGCGCCACGGGCTCGGCCATCTACGTGGACGAGGTGGAGATCGACATCCTCCTGCGCTCCAAGGCGGCCATGTACACCATCCTGCGCACCGTGCTCTTGGAGGTGGGCCTGGACTTCGGCGACCTGAGCGCCTTTTTCGTGGCCGGGGCCTTTGGCAACGTCATCGACCCGGAGACCGCCATCACCCTGGGCATGTTGCCCGATCTGCCCCGCGAGCGCTTCGTGCCCCTGGGCAACTCCTCCCTGGCCGGCTGCCAAAAGTTGCTCCTGGAGCCCGAGGCGCGGCCCTCGGTGGAGGCGGTGGTGGGGCGGCTCACCTACCTTGAGCTCAACGTGAACCAGGCGCTCATGAACCGCTTCTCGGCCGCCCGCTTCATACCCCACACCGACCCCGGCCGCTTCCCCAGCGTGCCGGTCTGGCACTAG